The Asterias amurensis chromosome 20, ASM3211899v1 region ATTGCTCCTTCACTCTGATGCGGTGCTGGAGACGAACGAATCGTCTGTGCAGAAAGATCTCTAGAGTTAAGATCTTCTTTGAACGAAATTGTCTTGGAAGGAGCGCTGGAGTATGCGAAGATCTCAGCATTATTATTACCTTGAGACACTTGTGTGAGAGAAGTCGTCTTGAAATGAGGAGGAGGAATTCTTTCTAACATATTTTCTATCAAGAGTTTGGTTATGTGCCTGAAGACGTTTTCTGCAAAGTATCGGTTTTGTAAACCCCGAATTCTTCACACTGTCATCCCAGGAGGCTACTGAGATACTTTAGCGAGAGAAAGTCGGcttgaaaaagaaagaaattggACCATACATTATCTTGGGGGAGTCTTGTACTGCGAGAGAAGCTGTCTTGAAAGTGGCTTTAGAAAGGAAAGGggacttttatttttaatcatCTAGGGATAGGAAGTTGGAGTTGTTTCCGATCTCGGCTGGATTTCCTTATAATCTCGTGCCACTCAGTGCTTGGAAACAGAAAGGAAGTCACTTCTCTTATCCTCTGAGGATCCAAGGCAGGAAGATACCGTCCCAAGTTGCTACGGAATTGTCTCATTTTCATCCTGCTCTTTTGGGATTCTTATCAGAACTTAAATAGGTGTAATGGGTAAGAAACAATCCAGTTTGATGTTGTGTCTTGACGGATGTCTTAAAAGCTTTGACCTGAATATTGAGCAGTTTCAGAGTTAATGGATCACCAACGACATGGGAATATATCGTCTGTAAATCTTGTTGAATGTGGACAAATAGGTTTAATGTATCTGAGCTGAACACTTAAGATAACAAAGTTATGAGGCTTGATGAGTCATGACTAACATAATACACTGCCTATTCTTTCTCTGGAAACGCATGAATGATAGAAAAAGAAGAACACGTGGGAATAATCATACAAAGAAATATATTTCGTATAATGAGAACTTTTATACTTTTATAAATCAAGCTGCTGAATGAAATCATCTGTTATTTTTTCCACGAAAAAAGAAATCTGTTGTTTGATCTCCATCGCTAGTGCCGATGGGTACACTATGCCTAACTCTGTCCAATCTAAACCACAGAGGTTTACCAACAGGTGGAAGTATCATCATCTCAATATACCTACAGCAGTTCAATGgttgttaaaagcactggatacATTCTGTatcttgtcaaagaccagtattctcacttggtatatccaaaCATAAGCCTAAAgtatcaaacctgtgaagatttggactcaattgcacatcgaagctgcaagagaataatgaaagaaaaaatcccttgttgcacaactttgtgtgctttcagatgcataataaatggCTTCAGTTGAAGACTTCTATTGTTGGAGTGAGAAAtggcctctttctcaaaaactatgttacttcagagggcgccgtttctcacaaggtttatactatcaacctctccccattacttgttatcaagtaagtttttatgctaacaattattttgagtaattaccaatagtgttcagtgtcttttaTAGAGTATTTATGATGAaagtaaaccaaaattaatcaaCATGTAAGTCTAGGATCTTAATTTATTGAGGTATTATATTGAGATGATGACACTTCCACCTTAAAGATTTATCACCACAGGTTTGAATTTGAAACAAGTTTGTGCACCAAATCTTAAATGTagtgttttcttattttatttgcaGAGTCAACAGAAAGCCAAGCTGCAAGTGGGTTGACTGATGTAACCAAGGTCGAGATCAACCACACCGACCCTGGCTCTCCTCCAGACACTGGGGCAGCCACGCCCTCCTTGGCCCCGCCCTCCCCTGGAGGTATAGCACCCCCATTACCGGAGAAGGCGGGTAGGGTCAGCCCCGCCCTCCCTCCAAAGAGATCACCCGCACTTCCTCCGAAGCAGAATGCTCGTGGGAACGTACAAATGGGGGGTAAGTTTCAATTTCACACTAGATTGCAACGTCGTTTTAAAAATGCTTTccacaaaaaaatcattttggatTTAGTGGATGTTGAAATCTGAAATGACCAGGTCTCAATTTTACAGAGCTACCTTTAAGCCAACAATTTTGCTAAGTAACTTTGTGCGTAGCAACAATTTGCAGGACACCAGTCAGAGGTGGTATATGTGCGacatggcagtttggctggtaaacttattctggtaagcacagcATTGTTGCGCTTAGCTTCTTGCCCataagctgctctatgaaattgggccctagatCACCTTGATCATCACCTAGATCATGAATaattatgaagaagaaaaacaaacttttttctagacctttttggtaaaatcaaagtatacaaacacaaacaataatagTTCTTTGAAAATGACACTTCATATGTTGCCCACATGGTATTTATTGACAGGCTCGCCATCTGTTAATCATGCTGGATTTGCAGTCAACCACGCCGAGCAGACAGGTAAAGGCGGATCTAGGAACATCAGCTTTGGAAGGTAAGTAACCCTGGCAACATTTCTAGGCAGTGAATGTCATGGAAATGCAAAAAGAGCTGCCCAAAGTTCACTAGAGCTGCGTAAGCAGACCATGGTGCTAAACAGTTTTGACTTCTCAGTGAATGTCATCTCCATGACATCAAATCAATAAATGCAAAAAGAGCTGCCCAAAGTTCACTAGAGCTGCGTAAGCAGACCATGGTGCTAAACAGTTTGACTTCTCAGTGAATGTCATCTCCATGACATCAAATCAATTAATGCAAAGAGCTGCCCAAAGTTCACTAGAGCTGCGTAAGCAGACCATGGTGCTAAACAGTTTGACTTCTATAAATACATTCTTCAAATGGTTCATTTTACATTTAAACTTTTTTcctgcttttaaaggcacttgacaatATTGGTAGattctcaaaatatatattagcaatctactttgtaacgagcaatggagacctgttggtggtataaaacattttgagaaacggttcccctctaaagtaacgtagtttttgagagagagataATTTATCACCAAAGTATTTGAATCGCTAGAAGACTTTctcaggcatctaaaagcacacacatttttgtaacaatgttttttgtttttttcctcgtgatttcttgcaacttcgatgaccatttgagcccaactttgatttgttatttaatgcatatgttgggatacaacaagtgagactaccggtctttgacattaaccaTAGGTGTGATAAAATTAAGCCCTTGGCAATTTCCACTGCGTATGAATCTATGGCTGCGGCTAAGGGTGTTGCCAACACTAAGATCCTTACCTATGATTGACATGTGTTGTCTTTATTCTCTCTTAACAGTAATGTTCAAAACATACCCGATGCTGACGGTGATGGTAATGAGAGATCTGATGTTAATGGTCAATGCAACGGTGACGTCAACCATGATGACCAATCAGATGATGATGAGGATAGTCTTAGTGACTACGAGAATAATAAAGAGAATGAGAAtgatagttacagtgatgaagACGTTAATTGTAAGTCGCTTCACTTCTTATTTATGTTTCTGTccgttgttttttgttttttgttatttagcCTGACTTCCGCAGAAAATCAGAAGAACTGGTATTAAATAACCTGAAAAGTCtatgaaagtattttttttaaatagtcccattccttattttgttaatttactTAATAGGTAGTACTttcatttgtgtgtgttttgatggTGGTTTGTTCACGTCTCTTTGTAAATTTTAATGTAGACTCCAATGTCGATATATTCTTTATATAATCTTGCTGTATATTTTTATATGTAACTATTTTTGTATGTAAACTAtttgttgtatgtattgtaATTTGGCCATTGGCCATGAATGttaatctatctatctatctacacTAAATGAACAAGTATAGCTCTGCCCTAACAAGTTGTCTCTGCAATGTTTTTATAGCTGGTCTTGTGGCCAAAGTGATGCGTAACGACAGTCTAGCATTCCATCTTCGTAACCGACCACCAAGAACAGTTCTTGTGGAGAGGAATATCCTCCCCCAGCAAACTGACGATGAGAAAAAACAATTAAGGGACGCTGTTGGCGCCCAACTAGTCAGGTAAGAACAAATCAACTGTAGCTCTATAGCTCAAAAGATATAAGCGATAAACAGGATATTTTTAGGTCGGTGATATGTATGACATAGGATGACAACATTTCCTGTTGGTTTTCTGAAAAACAGATGCCTGGAATGGAAGGTAGTTGGTTTTTGTGGTTGTCGGTTTAGGTTGATGTGGTTGTTATGTTTAAGCACAGGTTAGCAGTGGTCAGTAACTGCAAACTCATCATGGCAAGAAGGTAAATTCCTGATTGccttttatttttcttcacaatgattttatttgttGTCAGTTTTgccttcagggcccaatttcatagcgctgcttagcggccgattttttgcttactgtgcgatttctatttcatagcgctgctaaccgtaagcacacgaaaaggcatgctaaccttccggtgctaaCCGCactaaaataaatgacgtcacaatgcaaatccacggtaaacacgcaatttggccgcccaatttttctgctaacctgtgaaatacgctaaggcttaagcaaatttttctgctacagtaagcacgcaaatttgcttaccgttaagcagcgctatgaaattgggcccatatccCACTGTATTCCACGGGGTGTTATCAATACTGGGGAAGGGGTTCTATCTGGCTAATTTGCTGTTGGGCAAGCCTTTAAATAAGATATTGCCCTTAATGGAACATAAGAAGGATATTTGAGAAGGATACTTGAtttcttgaacatttttttgtaaacaaatcttGATTTCTTTTCATCATTCAGGCGATTGAGCCAGAGACCGACCCAAGACGAGCTAGCTCAGAGGAATATTTATAGAGGTGAGTTTGACAATAAGATAATATGTAAATCTATctagaattttatttttaagatggCAAGGTCatcttcattttgcaaaggggacTTCTATTGGAATTTTTGAAGGGTCACCAAGAGACCCGAATGTGTGATGCTCCAGACTTTTCCCACCAAAACTCAAAACTAGGTTTATTTGATCATCAAAATTAGGGTCTGTAATACTTCTCAAATGTTTTGAGAAGTATATAGACCCTTGTTTACAATTTGAAGTTCAAACTGTACGAGTACTAAATTCTGGggtttaattttgttatttatattttcttttcCAGAACAAGTGCCAGAGAGACGAGAAAAGGAGAAATTGGAAGAGAAGAAGAGGATCTTAGTCAGAAAGGTTTGAGAATAGTTTGAAATTATTGCGATTATTCCTGCAGTtgcattttgaataaaaaaaattatggatGCTTTTCTTATGATGACTGTGTAGTTAAGAGACTACTGATTTCTCAGTTAAAGGTTATTTagctttcaagaaagactctgcaagagtcaaaacatcaggccattaaactgatttttacatttatgccataggtccttttggttggtagcaGTTTGCatcaaataattaaattttctcAGTTAAAGATCAACAGTTTAATTAAGccatttcttgtatttttttcttctcattgtAGCTGAGTTTCCGTCCAACAGTCGAGGAGTTGAGGCAAAGGAACATCATCAAATTCAATGAGTATGTGGAGGTCATGGAAGCCTTCGATTATGACAGAAAAGCCGAAAAACCCTGGACAAAACTGACGCCTCAAGACAAGGTAATGGAGTTACTATGAAGTGTATTTGCTGTGTATTCACCAGggtctaatttcatagagctggttaaagcacaacaagtagctaaacaaaacaagattatgcttaccagaataaggttaccatccgAACTACCATGCAACCAGTACactttatgactggtatcctgttttgAAACCTGCATCAGTCTTTATATTAGAATGCGTTTGGTTTGGTGTGATTAAATATTCTCAGGCATAAATATTTGGTTATCTAATGATTATTTACTTTCCCTCAGGCATCAATCAGAAAGGAGCTAAATGACTTCAAGAGCGAGGAGATGAACGTACATGAAGAAAGTAGGAAGTACACAAGGTAAGGTCAAAGTTCACATGTCTAGCTTATGTTCCTTCCACCCTACACAGATGTGTGATGAGCACAGTATACTACCTGCTCCCCCCCCCATTGTGATTCGCACCATTCTAGAGTAGCTGTCTTCACCACTAGACCAAAGAGTGCCATGagatcagggctcaatttcatagagctgcttaacagccgattttgtgcttattgcGAGATTTCcattttatagcgctgcttaccgtaagcacaagCCTTTCTTCCCATCTTTAATTTGAAATTTCCTCCTTTGCTTTATATTCATGGGGTTCTTGGTTAGTACAGTGATTTAGGCCATGttcgaaacgacgacttcggctacagctacagctagataGCATGAGTCTGCCTTTTCTCAACACTGACAGAAGTgcctgatctagccgtagctgtagcggAAGCCGCTGTTTAGGACACGGCCTAAGTTCATGTTTCTGAGAATCCTTGGCCTCACCGAGACTCGACCCAGaatcaataaatgaaatgaagacATGATTAATTGACGCCTTTATTTCTTCCTTGTTTCTCTGTCCAGGTTTCACAGACCTTGATGTATTTACAAGACTTTGACGTCTCATCCCAGTGTACAAACTGTACGATATTGTAATTACAAGTAGGTGTggatattgattgattgattgattgatctaaCTGGATGGTCATCCTTGACCGCCGTTTACGCTACGCGTATCATGGATCCTTTCAACTCTTTTAAACATGTCTTATTGCGGCACATTCTCTCAGCTTTGTCCTCTGTCTGTGACTGGTCAAAAACACAATCCAAGAAAGCTGGGCAGATGCAGCTCTACTGTGAGTAGGTTTCTGCAATACATCGGTAGTTGAACTAACAAATTGGACATTGGTGTAATTATAATAAATACCCTTTTACCTGGCTCAAGTATAACTATAAGCTGGAAACTGGTCACAAAAAGTGcagacatggtgttttggactGGTCATCAGtttctggtaagcaaagttGCTTTATACCTTTAAGcatgggcaaaatttcataaagttgttaagcaccaatacatgctaagcaaatttttctgccaATTTGCAGAGAACCTGTGACAAACAATATACATTACATCGtatcttggctggtaacctgtttctgctaagtaaGATTTTCCGCGTCCAGCAATTTGCTgttgtgcttaacagcttaatgaaatcaAGCCCTGGTTGTAGAGGAAGCAAGAAAgttttccttgtcttctctccattggggtTCTTGGCAAGTAAAGTGACTCAGTTTACTTTCTGAGgatccttggcttcacaaccagaattaataaataaaaataagctGTTCATCTGGAATCAATAATTCTGAGATTTTCAAAGGTCACAGAGGGATCTACAAAGGAAGGTAGTTTTCCTCCTGGTGTCTTTAGAAAGTTTAAAGGTTTGTTCGAGCACAGTGTTCTGGAAATTTGTGCAATGAAATTTCATGGGAACACTGATCATTATTAATCGGTGAAAATCtgtacaaaatttgatcatAAATGTAAGAAAAACTGAACATCAATGCAGGCTTGCAATGGTGTTGACATCTCACAAAACCATCGTGACATCAGCCAATGTAAGACGCTCATTGTATAAACATTGGTGGCATTGCGATGTATGCGTAATGCATTCTAACTAATGAATAATGCATTTTAGCTCATAGATATTGTGCTTGAACCCACGAACAATGGCTTTGAGCTCATGAATAATGCATTTAAAATCAGGAATGCTTCTTTTGAGCTCATGAATAATGCATTTAAAATCAGGAATGCTTCTTTTGAGCTCATGAATAATGCATTTAAAATCAGGAATGCTTCTTTTGAGCTCATGAATGATGTATTTGAAATCAGGAATGCTTCTTTTGAGCTCATGAATGACGTATTTGAAATCCTGAAAAATGCATCTTTTGAGCTCATGAATGACGTATTTGAAATCGTGAATGATGCATTTGAGCTCATGAATGATGCATTTGAAATCCTGATAGTGCATTTTATCTCATGAATTATGCATTTGAGCTTATGAATGATGCATTTGAGCTCATGAAAGATGCATTTAAAATCCTAAATAACGTGGTTTTCTTAACTTCTCAGAGACATTGACAATGACGTTTCATGTACAAAGTACCGTCTTTCATATAAAACTGTCTCATTATATTGGAAATCTAAATTCTCCCAACCGAGCGATGGGTCTTTTCACCGCTCTATTTAAGTATTGCATTTTTAGCATATTAAGAAGCTGTATGTAATCTTTGTTATTGGTGAAGCATGTATTGAGAATTTAACTAATTGTAGGGAACGGTTTCAGTGTAACATATTATTGGGAAACcgtttctgtttttgttgtttttatgaaatgccTGCAATTTAATTATAAAACGCAAGCTGAGTTTTCTCGTAGAGTCGATCACGTATGccgatttgtttgtttttgtcgtaATTTTTATAATGGCTGATTACTATGGATTTGGCTTTGTatatggtacatgtataattgAACTGTAGAGATTTCAGTTTAGGCATTAGAATGCAATAAATTAATCTGTCCTTTTAATTCATATTTTTTCTCtaacttatattattattattattattattattattattattattttttctcgTCTCGGAATGTTGCtgtgaataaaaaaatgaaacaactaTCAGGATTTTAAAGGGGAACAAgaattttattgaaaatattctAGATAAAGTGCAGTATTGGTTACTCCGccctaaataaaaatgttttaaaactacTTTGTATTGGCTTTGTATAAACGATCCTTGTTTACAGATCATTTCAATtgaatttacattgttttgactTCATAAAACGATTttcttttgtgtatttttggtAATAACTAGCATTGCTGTTTACGAtgaatttctttttgttcaacATTTTAACTGaagtattaaaaacaatttttattccCATTACATTTCAGTCCCCATTATCCGAAGTCCTTCCCCTTGTTAATAGATTCATACAGCCTGCAAGCACAACTTTGTGCTTAACACAaacaactttgcttagcaaaaatatgtTACCAGTCGAAACAGTTACCATTGCGCTGACTGGTCATACCCTGACCAGGGCCTGGTCATATCTTGCtcagccaagaaatttgctaagcagaagtttcagctttatgaaattgggctgtaTTTCCTaatagggcccagtttcatgaagctgttcatATCAAGAGCTATCAAGAGATCTGTGTATTTTATGAAAAGTGTCAACTAACCTCAAAAAGAAAGCAATTTACAAAGAATGTGccacatttttcttttcttattacATGTGTGTTCATCTGTCTGATAGCAGCCATCTGATTGGTCACATGACAGCTATACTTGTGACAGGTTTATTTTCTACTTAATTAATTAAGCGTAGTCTATGCTACGTGTTATTTTAAGAGCTAATTGTAATAATAACTTAATGggtagttttgttttaattttttagaagCGTCTTCCAAGAGTAGTTTGTGTATGTAACGTTTTTATCATTGGCTGTTCTATTACGACGTATTCCTTCTGTTTTTGGACGCATTTGGGACAATTACAATGATGCTAATGGATGAAACCAGACAAAAGTATCtattgtgtattttctttcatctgAGTGTATGTGTTTGTGATTAGGTTAAATCATTGGTTGGCATAAGAGCACTCAATGAGTAGAAATACTGAGTAGAACAAaattagttaatggcctgatgtttcgaccctaggagagtctttctcaaaggttaaatgacaacacaacaaacatgaacaggcaacgaagtgtaacataagcagtgaaagTGAAAATACATTAATAGAGAtagtcagaaagcacacagaaacAAGCAAGGGGTAACAATGAAGAAATACTTTTAATGAAAGTTTGTGAATTTGCCATTTTTCAGTTGCTCAGAGGATGTGATGTATGTAAATCGGAAACATTTGCCAACATCGTAAAACATCAACGTCTTAAAATGATGCAGTGGGTCTTACTTTGCCcaatttcttggctctgcttacaccGTAACCAAAGAATCAATGCTTTTTGGCACATCTAGGGCAACAATTGTGGGTAAAACTGTTAGGGTTAGGTCCAGCAAAAAACCACAAAAGGGTCCGTAAGTCCAGcattaaacaaatacatatattatgtatatatattttaaatgaaaGTATCTGTCCCCGTGCGTGTGTACCAAAGTTCtgatgatagcgccctcttttgaaccctcCTCATCCAATAAGAGGGacaccggtgtggcaggagatttaagcccccccccccccgcccccggATATTCGATCCCcaatggcaaactgtgtacacaaTTCTTCCGATATAATAATCCTCCTTCAGTCCATGTTAAATTACCATTATTGGGGACCGAATCtcagaattccctgggacacccgGCGTCATTTCTCCCGGAGCGCCTCTAGCCAGCAAAGTCGAGGATCGATTTATCATCATTTCCAAAGGACCTACCTGCAACAACAAAGTTGCAACGAACGGGAAAGTTTCATTACTTTGTTTCCACATTATTCCAACACACACGTAGACGAGACCTCAAATCGTAGTGGTCAACCAGTTCTAATCattcccccccccaccccacccccctctTAATTATTTTCGTTCGGTCCCTTTAAAATCCAACCCGTCGGTGCAGTGCTAGTGCGTCATATCAGGTTGCTTGTGCAATGGTTTGTCGGAATTGCTAAAAGCATGTGCctgaattaatattgttttcggAATGAAGTTATTACTGTGTCTTTGTCCCTAGTTTATATTTTGATTGTAATGCAAAAGCTACAGTATCGTGATCGATcgtgtataattattattggtcATAATCGGCTGTTTGTGTGCGAGCATGGAGAAGAAAATTACAGTTGTCAAAAAAAGATCTTATGAAGTATTAGTTGACACTTTGTCCTTTAAATGAGCTGTTACCGAGTCTTCTGGGAATAGgattaatttttactttttagaaAAACAATTTCTAGAAAAAACTCTTCACTGAAACTGATTTCATAATGATGTGTTCCGGCCCGCATTGACTGTTACTTCAGTTGGAGCCTATTATCTACATACTCAAGATTATGAAACTTCGCAGTGCTTTACCGCCCAAACCCCGTAATAAAAGCTGGCAAAAACACGGCGGATGTTGGCGTTTTTAGCTAACTCCGAGGTTTACGGAGTCCAGTGGACTCCGTCACCGACTACCTCCGCGGACagccaaaatgtttcatttatggtTAAATTTCAAGTTCTCAAATTTttaggaatttgtttttgtttgaatcttTCTGTGGATGTGCTGGTGCCGCGCCGCCACGGGCCGTTTCCGCTGAGTTTATTTTTGTAGTTTATTTTTTCTCTCCATTTTATGAAggttttatttgaaataaataataatcacaacaataaaaataacatgaaagtgcTTCATCGACAGTTCCGGTCGGATTGtcctaaaaatataaattatgttC contains the following coding sequences:
- the LOC139952562 gene encoding uncharacterized protein isoform X2, coding for MKERSRSRWSFSSWRPRSRKKAREAALAQKSSTDDIQVSYSAENAATEIKGTMTPPVERKNKKSTIPRFFKPWKWKRKKKTDVCKDSAPVDCNEETADQLQTQDGVPASTEPNSRIPEASVSTDKGDDHLPSESTESQAASGLTDVTKVEINHTDPGSPPDTGAATPSLAPPSPGGIAPPLPEKAGRVSPALPPKRSPALPPKQNARGNVQMGGSPSVNHAGFAVNHAEQTGKGGSRNISFGSNVQNIPDADGDGNERSDVNGQCNGDVNHDDQSDDDEDSLSDYENNKENENDSYSDEDVNSGLVAKVMRNDSLAFHLRNRPPRTVLVERNILPQQTDDEKKQLRDAVGAQLVRRLSQRPTQDELAQRNIYREQVPERREKEKLEEKKRILVRKLSFRPTVEELRQRNIIKFNEYVEVMEAFDYDRKAEKPWTKLTPQDKASIRKELNDFKSEEMNVHEESRKYTRFHRP
- the LOC139952562 gene encoding uncharacterized protein isoform X3, with the translated sequence MASTIHKQGSTDDIQVSYSAENAATEIKGTMTPPVERKNKKSTIPRFFKPWKWKRKKKTDVCKDSAPVDCNEETADQLQTQDGVPASTEPNSRIPEASVSTDKGDDHLPSESTESQAASGLTDVTKVEINHTDPGSPPDTGAATPSLAPPSPGGIAPPLPEKAGRVSPALPPKRSPALPPKQNARGNVQMGGSPSVNHAGFAVNHAEQTGKGGSRNISFGSNVQNIPDADGDGNERSDVNGQCNGDVNHDDQSDDDEDSLSDYENNKENENDSYSDEDVNSGLVAKVMRNDSLAFHLRNRPPRTVLVERNILPQQTDDEKKQLRDAVGAQLVRRLSQRPTQDELAQRNIYREQVPERREKEKLEEKKRILVRKLSFRPTVEELRQRNIIKFNEYVEVMEAFDYDRKAEKPWTKLTPQDKASIRKELNDFKSEEMNVHEESRKYTRFHRP
- the LOC139952562 gene encoding uncharacterized protein isoform X1, with translation MDLNTKRSSCASDNDVLIRQRIPSELMLLRKSCSTDDIQVSYSAENAATEIKGTMTPPVERKNKKSTIPRFFKPWKWKRKKKTDVCKDSAPVDCNEETADQLQTQDGVPASTEPNSRIPEASVSTDKGDDHLPSESTESQAASGLTDVTKVEINHTDPGSPPDTGAATPSLAPPSPGGIAPPLPEKAGRVSPALPPKRSPALPPKQNARGNVQMGGSPSVNHAGFAVNHAEQTGKGGSRNISFGSNVQNIPDADGDGNERSDVNGQCNGDVNHDDQSDDDEDSLSDYENNKENENDSYSDEDVNSGLVAKVMRNDSLAFHLRNRPPRTVLVERNILPQQTDDEKKQLRDAVGAQLVRRLSQRPTQDELAQRNIYREQVPERREKEKLEEKKRILVRKLSFRPTVEELRQRNIIKFNEYVEVMEAFDYDRKAEKPWTKLTPQDKASIRKELNDFKSEEMNVHEESRKYTRFHRP